Part of the Sporomusaceae bacterium FL31 genome, TTCCCTTTGTTACCCCTATCCTTAATTGTTTGGAATACGTTCTCGCCAAGGTCAAAAACATCAACATCGCGACCAACCCGAATCGGATGATTCCCTCCAGGTGACATCAATCCTAATTCAACGGTCTGCCATTCTGAAGTAAATTTAAATGCGCAGTGTGGACTTTGAAACAAATTTGCCGAAAGAATTTTTTCAATTTTGTCCATCTCAAGATATCGAGTCGACACATCATCTAGAAGGAAAAATATCATCGAAGATTCAAAAATACTGGAACAAACCTTGAATTTCTCAGCTAAATGCGGGAAAATAAGTGCCGGAGCATCACTCACGCTGTAGCTTTCTTCACCACGTGTGACATAAACTACTATGCGTTGCAGTTGTCGCTCTAGATCCTCTAAAGATGTTATTTCTCGTAAGTCTTCTGCCCCTCCTAGATAGTCAGCTATTGCACCACCAAGTATTCGATGGGCCATCGGATGAATTACGTTGTTTTTAACATCTTTAATATGTAAAAGAGCTCTTACTGCTTCTAAAGCGTAACTTGCATATAATCTCGAAAGCCGATGTTCGATTTTTAATAGAGACTGTTCTCTAAGGTCGAGAAGTCGTTGCGCGGATACGAATAAACCTACAAATCCGTCATCTTTAATGCGCTTTACAATTTCATCTTCGCTCTCGTCATTTAGTCGAGCAGCACGAGCGTGAATGTCTAAAGCCCTTAGCAACATTGTTTTTCCGCATCCCCTCATTCCCGTTATAATTTGAGGACCGCTCTTCTTCACTGCGTCAACCCATTCGTTTCCAGGGTCAACCAGAAGTTGGGGCACATTCCATGACTCCAGAGTTTGAGCATTATAGTGGTCACCAAACGCCTTCAACATTAGGGGATTAGCCCATGGTCTCCATACCTGCCACGACCTGTAATAAGCCTCACGAATAAGCTCTACTAAATCACTAGAACTTGGCCTTCGAAGATTTTGCGCATTAGGGCGTAATCCACTAATTATAGTTTGAAGTGCAAGTGCAATTCTAAATTCCCTGTCGTCGATATCATCAGGCTTATCCAATAACCGTTTCACTAAACTATCTACATGATCCGCAATAAACGTAAGATCACCATATCGGTTAGGTGAGCTCTTACTACCGTCTGAAATACTTCCCAAATCTATAGCGCGAACTCTAATTGTGCCATCAATAGCGTCATCCCTTTTCAAATTTGTAGGTAGATGCTCAACTATTAGATTCTCAGCATGAAGATCATTATGATTAACTTGATATGCTTCAAATTCGGACCTGATTTTTATCAAATCTATAGCTATCTGGCAGATAGTCTCAGCGGATGCGGAAACATTTCCTTCTAAATATTCACGTAGCAACGGTCCATCAACGTACTCTAACACTGATACGTAGCAATTAAGTTGAGTGTGATTATCATCGGAAAACTCTATTGTTTCCGTAAATGCATCCTCAATTCCAATTATATACTCTGCTTTATTAGTTACGTCTGCATGTAATGTAGTCTCTTCCTCAAATGATGGCTTATTAAAAAACTCATAAAAATTTACAGGTGTAACCTTAATTACTTTTTTCTTCTTAAACTTACCTTCGGCCACATAGGTGGCACCGTAGAATCCACGCCCGAGTGAGTCAATAATTCGATAATCGCCAATTTTTAGAGGCGGCTTTTCAAGAACAAAACCATAGTTTCGCTGACATTTAGGACACTTATCATTAAGAATTTTTTCACTATAATCCTTTGAAGGACAAAAAAAGCAGCAATATTTACCCATTACCTATTACCCCCTCAAATTCACTCCCCATAGGATAAGCTATAGTCTTTGCGATCAACTGGCTAAAATGTTCCAATGCGAGATCAATGTTATCTTCCGGAACTCTAATAGTAGCTATGACCTCACCTTTTCTTACCCACTCGCCAGGGTATTTTCGTAAAACCAGTCCAACGGGATCAGGAAAAGGGACCAGTTCACTTTTGTATTTGTCTTGCCACCTAACCATAGCGTTACGTATTTCATAAATCGGATAGTAAATAAAGCCATCTTGCCATGCCCTAATTTCACGAAAATGCTTATTGCGTGTTATCTGTACTGTATTATAGTATTCCTGAGCAGTTGTCCCCTGGGCAATCAAGTTTTGTTCAAAACACACTCGTAGATCTTTTAATGTTGTTTTTACTACAGCCTCACGCTTCAAATCAGGAACACAGGTCAACGCAATAGTCTTGCAGATATTTAAATGTCTACGCAACCATTGATTAGCAGAATCCGAAAAGATCTCTTCTAATGCAACTAAAGCTTCTGTTCTTCCGATATAAGGCTGATATGGGTAATTTGCGTTTGTTAGTACGGGGAAAGCCTTTATAGAAAGCTTATTTGCAGTATTTAAAAATAACTCTGCATTTTTTGTAGCTGTAGTCCAATC contains:
- a CDS encoding thymidine phosphorylase, whose translation is MEVVNCIKEYYPYNVEVAAMLASKLAESSTSIILDDPFTADVASTGGPSSLTTLVSPLYLISAGATVPKVGVPGRPAGGIDSLAQISGYKVLLTLKEVSETLATSKYAHFLADGNFVPLDGRMFRLRQQHEAQNIPTLVAASLLSKKIAVDIKYVGLDVRVAPYGNFGDDWTTATKNAELFLNTANKLSIKAFPVLTNANYPYQPYIGRTEALVALEEIFSDSANQWLRRHLNICKTIALTCVPDLKREAVVKTTLKDLRVCFEQNLIAQGTTAQEYYNTVQITRNKHFREIRAWQDGFIYYPIYEIRNAMVRWQDKYKSELVPFPDPVGLVLRKYPGEWVRKGEVIATIRVPEDNIDLALEHFSQLIAKTIAYPMGSEFEGVIGNG